In Desulfosediminicola ganghwensis, a single window of DNA contains:
- a CDS encoding stage II sporulation protein M yields the protein MKFNSNQIIQIYIQYVAASFEEQKKYTLFTVLMLIVGGITGFADVLGINEEVNKMVLTFVAQFQKFHGIELFTKIFYQNARAALIVILAGIIFSIFPVFAAITNGLIIGCVVSTSKSNIGISSLESILRLIPHGIFEIPAFVLAIALGVKLGLWPFNTNKIEYIKTTLKRAAHNYILIIIPLLIVAGLIEVALIEISRN from the coding sequence ATGAAATTTAACAGTAACCAAATCATTCAAATCTATATACAATATGTTGCGGCTTCATTTGAAGAGCAAAAAAAATACACCCTTTTTACGGTATTAATGTTAATTGTCGGCGGTATCACGGGATTTGCTGATGTTCTGGGGATTAACGAAGAAGTAAACAAAATGGTTTTAACTTTTGTAGCTCAATTTCAAAAATTTCATGGAATTGAACTGTTTACCAAGATTTTTTATCAAAATGCGAGAGCGGCATTGATTGTAATACTAGCTGGAATTATTTTTTCCATCTTTCCTGTCTTTGCTGCTATAACTAATGGATTGATAATAGGTTGTGTTGTTTCTACTTCAAAAAGTAATATCGGCATAAGTAGTCTTGAAAGTATATTGCGGTTAATACCCCATGGTATCTTTGAAATTCCAGCTTTTGTGCTTGCAATAGCACTAGGAGTAAAATTGGGGCTATGGCCTTTTAATACAAATAAAATTGAATACATTAAAACCACCCTCAAAAGAGCTGCCCACAACTATATATTAATAATAATCCCGTTATTAATCGTGGCAGGTTTGATCGAAGTAGCACTTATAGAGATAAGCAGAAATTAA
- a CDS encoding AAA family ATPase → MPVITISRGSYSRGKEVAERLAGELNYECISREILVSASDQFNTPEIKLKNALHNAPSVLDRFSNGRERYISFFKTSFLSCMSRGNIIYHGLAGHFFLQDIPHVLKIRINAKMEDRIQEEMRREKNSSPEKVLYNLKKDDEERRKWGLSLYGKDTWDSRLYDMVFCVDSLTVDDIVDIIIKTIGKKQFQETPDSTAQLRIKAMLAEIESQVVQLSPKTKVTLSDDFTIQLSAVNGKLKDSDTREHFFRRMKEQFNIQQIVYQEPSSKGHVNNFHNIDAG, encoded by the coding sequence ATGCCGGTCATAACAATTTCCAGAGGTTCATACAGTCGTGGTAAAGAAGTGGCGGAAAGACTTGCCGGGGAACTCAATTATGAGTGTATATCCCGCGAGATTCTGGTAAGTGCTTCAGACCAGTTTAACACCCCGGAAATTAAGCTAAAAAATGCTCTTCACAATGCTCCCTCAGTGCTGGATCGTTTCAGTAATGGACGGGAGAGATACATAAGCTTTTTCAAGACCTCCTTTCTTTCCTGTATGTCGAGAGGAAATATAATTTACCACGGCTTAGCAGGTCATTTCTTCCTTCAGGATATCCCCCATGTTCTCAAAATCCGGATAAACGCGAAAATGGAAGACCGGATTCAGGAGGAAATGAGAAGGGAGAAAAACAGTTCACCTGAAAAAGTTCTCTACAACCTGAAGAAAGATGATGAAGAACGACGGAAATGGGGGCTTAGCCTCTATGGGAAGGACACATGGGACAGCCGTCTTTATGATATGGTTTTCTGTGTAGATTCGCTAACAGTCGATGACATCGTAGATATTATTATTAAAACAATAGGGAAAAAGCAATTCCAGGAAACACCTGATTCAACAGCTCAATTAAGGATAAAAGCTATGCTCGCCGAGATTGAGTCACAGGTTGTTCAATTGTCTCCCAAAACAAAAGTAACATTATCTGATGACTTTACCATTCAGCTTAGCGCAGTTAATGGGAAGCTGAAAGACTCTGATACCCGTGAACACTTTTTCAGACGGATGAAGGAGCAGTTCAATATTCAGCAGATAGTCTACCAGGAACCCTCTTCAAAAGGACATGTAAACAATTTCCATAATATTGATGCAGGCTAA
- a CDS encoding mandelate racemase/muconate lactonizing enzyme family protein translates to MAAIRSFELFLLDIPFKHSFKHAAASRKTSSSIFLKCTVESGDGADSPGVHYGYGECLPRSYVTGETRDGAFKLLQDTLLPALLGMEFDSLSQLIPFLSECNGKAPVDWLDPETPQTAAWAAVDLALLDGFGRAFAEPVKLTNNALPADNIRYSAVLSAEKGWKAVKMALVYRLYGFRQAKLKVEKRDAVEAAGFCRKLLGSKFDIRVDANMAWEIDEAVEVMQELAKFGIRSFEQPTAADDIGGLARLVNETGLEVMVDESLNDAESLEKLIEQEACTSVNVRISKCGGLVAAFNRCKRAIEAGMIIQVGAQVGETSLLSSAQLILLAAVPEVRYAEGCFGLHLLHEDPVSPLKQFGYGGSLPPMPAGPGFGIEVDEGMLRRYSRKTVEVK, encoded by the coding sequence ATGGCTGCAATACGATCATTCGAACTGTTTTTACTGGACATCCCGTTTAAACACTCTTTCAAGCATGCGGCAGCAAGCAGGAAAACCAGTTCCAGTATTTTCCTCAAGTGTACTGTCGAAAGTGGTGATGGGGCTGATTCCCCCGGAGTGCACTACGGTTATGGCGAATGTCTGCCAAGATCCTATGTCACCGGCGAAACACGCGATGGAGCGTTTAAACTGTTACAAGACACTCTTCTCCCTGCATTGCTGGGCATGGAGTTTGATTCGCTTTCCCAGTTGATTCCTTTCCTGTCCGAATGCAATGGCAAAGCGCCGGTTGATTGGCTTGATCCGGAGACTCCTCAGACTGCAGCCTGGGCCGCTGTGGATCTTGCCCTGCTCGATGGGTTTGGTAGAGCTTTTGCTGAACCGGTCAAGCTGACCAACAACGCATTACCTGCTGATAACATCCGCTATAGTGCTGTGCTTTCTGCCGAGAAGGGGTGGAAGGCGGTAAAAATGGCGCTTGTCTATAGATTGTATGGTTTTCGTCAGGCCAAGCTAAAAGTAGAAAAAAGAGATGCGGTCGAAGCAGCCGGATTTTGCCGAAAGCTTCTGGGCAGCAAGTTCGATATCCGGGTGGATGCCAATATGGCCTGGGAAATTGATGAGGCGGTCGAGGTTATGCAGGAGCTGGCAAAGTTTGGTATTCGCTCGTTCGAACAACCGACAGCGGCAGATGATATTGGTGGTCTGGCGCGGCTCGTTAATGAAACGGGGCTTGAAGTAATGGTGGATGAAAGCCTTAATGATGCTGAATCGCTGGAAAAACTTATCGAGCAGGAGGCCTGTACTTCGGTCAATGTGCGGATTTCCAAGTGTGGTGGGCTGGTTGCCGCGTTTAACCGCTGCAAACGCGCAATAGAGGCTGGTATGATCATCCAGGTAGGCGCTCAGGTTGGTGAAACTTCTCTTCTGTCTTCGGCCCAGCTCATTTTATTGGCGGCTGTGCCCGAGGTTCGGTATGCCGAAGGGTGTTTCGGCCTGCATCTTTTGCATGAGGATCCGGTCAGCCCACTCAAACAGTTTGGTTACGGCGGAAGTCTGCCGCCAATGCCGGCCGGTCCGGGATTCGGGATTGAGGTGGATGAGGGAATGCTCAGGCGCTATAGTCGTAAAACGGTTGAAGTGAAATGA
- a CDS encoding alpha/beta fold hydrolase produces MIGTLAKRHPAAIQFCSCLFLLIALLGCSKSNLGLKDTPAITEESWRSNIIAPAEYIEALEQSSLIYLERDDNVQIPVRVFGEEGENYPVVFTHGLQSHSAWFSLSASLLAERGHPVYVFDRSGSGLSAAPRGDIKDFKLWAKEISEVAEYALARHGYDRHLLVGHCFGAIPATVYAYLYPGKVQALVLTTPAFYTRTSIPFSDILRIGFSKSGERDFLVPVMLQPELFSELDEYEVFIESDTLALRAATGDFYYQVNEARKFITRQVDLLKVPLFVALAGEDRIGDNRKNEKFFDKIPYPDKTLVTYEDARHILEYSPERQRFFTDLLNWLNERDEFVHH; encoded by the coding sequence ATGATCGGCACCTTGGCAAAAAGACATCCCGCAGCAATACAGTTCTGCAGCTGCCTGTTCCTGCTTATTGCGTTGTTGGGGTGCAGTAAGAGTAACCTCGGCTTAAAAGATACGCCTGCCATCACCGAGGAAAGCTGGCGTTCGAATATCATTGCGCCGGCGGAGTATATTGAGGCACTGGAGCAGTCATCATTGATATATCTTGAGCGGGATGACAATGTGCAGATTCCCGTGCGGGTGTTTGGTGAAGAGGGAGAAAACTATCCTGTTGTTTTTACCCATGGTCTGCAAAGTCATTCTGCATGGTTTTCTTTATCAGCGTCTTTACTGGCTGAACGTGGCCATCCGGTTTATGTGTTTGATCGAAGCGGTTCCGGGCTAAGTGCCGCTCCACGTGGTGATATCAAAGATTTCAAATTATGGGCGAAAGAAATCAGTGAAGTCGCCGAATATGCGCTTGCCAGACATGGTTATGATCGACATTTGCTGGTCGGGCACTGCTTCGGTGCGATACCGGCGACGGTGTATGCATATCTTTATCCTGGTAAAGTGCAGGCGCTGGTACTTACTACACCGGCGTTCTACACCAGGACCAGTATTCCTTTCAGCGATATCCTGAGGATCGGTTTCAGTAAATCCGGAGAACGGGATTTTCTGGTGCCGGTAATGCTACAGCCGGAACTCTTCTCTGAGTTGGATGAATACGAAGTGTTTATTGAAAGTGACACCCTTGCCTTGCGGGCAGCAACGGGAGATTTTTATTATCAGGTAAATGAAGCGAGAAAATTTATCACCCGTCAGGTAGACTTGCTCAAAGTACCTCTCTTTGTCGCCCTGGCCGGTGAAGATCGCATTGGTGATAACCGGAAAAATGAAAAATTCTTCGACAAGATACCATACCCGGATAAGACGCTGGTAACATACGAGGATGCCCGGCACATTCTGGAATACAGCCCTGAGAGACAACGGTTTTTTACAGACCTTCTCAACTGGCTGAATGAACGGGATGAATTTGTCCACCATTGA
- a CDS encoding lytic transglycosylase F, with protein sequence MCNHSLLNRAYQFISILLTAITATMLIHPACTIAAFPNEIDHEAILQKNIPFTGDFDKILERRLIRVLIPYSKTYFFYDGAEPRGLSYDSAKKFEAYVNSKLNNPSLSIWLVVVPTARKDLLTKLNEGFGDIIMGNLTITENRLEQVDFSDPFMTDVNEILITPKSYKTLHSVEEIAGIEIYVRESSSYYENLLKLNEQFKEKGIEQINLTIANENFEDEDLLEMVNANMIPAIVMDDHKADFWNEIFDNIRLHPDVKVGTEGNIAWGIRKNNPELKKIIDEFLATHKRGTLWGNIQFDRYLKDTSYITDATHADNLTKFMTVEPFFEKYGTKYDFDPLLLTALAYQESRLDQNAISLKGAVGIMQILPSTAKSQEVAIGNINTLENNIHAGTKYLRFLADRYFSESENMDQFDRWLMCLAAYNAGPAKIIQLQKEAENEGLNPNIWFDNVEIIASRRIGRETVRYVQNILKYYVAYKMLTDKIKRKRGLTDVK encoded by the coding sequence ATGTGTAATCACTCATTACTGAACAGGGCCTATCAGTTCATCTCTATTCTGCTGACAGCAATAACCGCAACCATGCTTATCCATCCGGCCTGTACCATTGCCGCTTTTCCAAACGAGATAGATCATGAGGCGATTCTTCAAAAGAATATTCCCTTTACCGGTGATTTCGATAAAATTCTTGAGCGCAGACTTATCCGCGTCCTTATTCCATACAGCAAAACATACTTTTTCTATGACGGCGCCGAACCTCGCGGGCTCAGCTATGACAGCGCTAAAAAGTTTGAAGCATACGTCAATTCAAAATTGAATAATCCCAGCCTCAGCATCTGGTTAGTTGTGGTACCCACCGCCAGGAAAGACCTTCTGACAAAACTTAATGAGGGATTCGGCGATATTATCATGGGGAATCTCACTATCACTGAAAATCGCCTGGAACAAGTGGATTTCAGTGATCCCTTCATGACAGACGTCAACGAAATCCTGATAACTCCCAAATCATACAAAACTCTGCATAGCGTTGAAGAAATTGCAGGGATTGAAATATATGTCAGGGAATCTTCCAGTTACTATGAGAATCTGCTGAAGCTGAACGAGCAGTTCAAGGAAAAAGGAATTGAACAGATCAATCTCACTATAGCCAACGAGAACTTTGAAGACGAAGACCTGCTGGAGATGGTAAACGCCAACATGATACCGGCAATCGTTATGGACGATCATAAAGCAGATTTCTGGAATGAAATTTTTGATAATATCCGCCTTCATCCCGATGTAAAGGTCGGGACTGAAGGGAACATTGCCTGGGGCATCCGTAAAAACAACCCTGAGCTTAAAAAAATAATCGACGAATTTCTGGCAACCCACAAACGGGGCACGCTCTGGGGAAACATACAGTTTGACCGCTACCTCAAAGACACCAGCTACATTACAGATGCTACCCACGCAGACAACCTGACTAAGTTCATGACGGTTGAGCCTTTTTTCGAAAAATATGGGACGAAATACGACTTTGACCCATTACTCCTCACAGCTCTTGCCTATCAGGAATCACGACTGGACCAGAATGCTATCAGCCTTAAAGGCGCCGTCGGAATCATGCAGATACTGCCTTCGACAGCCAAATCACAAGAAGTGGCTATCGGCAATATCAATACCTTGGAAAACAATATCCACGCAGGCACCAAATACCTGAGGTTCCTGGCAGACAGATATTTTTCCGAGTCTGAGAACATGGACCAGTTCGATCGCTGGCTGATGTGTCTGGCGGCATACAATGCCGGACCTGCCAAGATAATACAACTCCAGAAAGAGGCAGAAAATGAGGGCCTGAACCCGAATATATGGTTTGACAATGTCGAAATTATCGCCTCCAGGCGAATAGGTCGGGAAACTGTACGATATGTTCAGAATATCTTAAAATACTATGTTGCGTACAAAATGCTTACGGACAAGATCAAACGTAAGCGCGGCCTCACTGACGTCAAATGA
- a CDS encoding AI-2E family transporter — MDTRETQQYNLEKVFVEAAIRIALIAILAFATVRIVTPFIMPFLWGVIIAVAVAPLIEKLSAKAAGKRKFYATFFALTVITALVVPTVMLVAESVESVQTFSEQLEEGNLHIPAPPENIRQWPIIGEPSYSAWKLASTNLESALKRFKPQVRSFATFLLAKAGSGIQGLLMFILSIAISAVLLATAPKGAVVMNKVANRFLGNKAKEMVPLATATIRGVMQGVIGVAIIQATLAAIGMVAAGVPAAGFWALGVLILAVIQLPAVLILGPIAAWVFTFTSTVPAVVFLIWALLVSGCDSLLKPILMGRGVNAPMIVILIGALGGMISSGIIGLFVGAVIVAISYTLFIAWVNDYDENKSPKDKNEPQPDKVQK, encoded by the coding sequence ATGGATACACGGGAAACACAACAGTACAACCTGGAGAAAGTTTTTGTAGAAGCAGCTATTCGTATTGCTCTGATCGCTATATTGGCCTTTGCCACAGTTCGCATAGTCACGCCCTTTATTATGCCATTTCTTTGGGGGGTAATTATTGCTGTCGCAGTCGCCCCGCTGATAGAAAAGCTTTCCGCGAAAGCAGCAGGTAAAAGAAAATTTTATGCAACTTTCTTTGCTCTCACGGTGATTACTGCCTTAGTTGTGCCTACGGTTATGCTGGTGGCCGAATCGGTGGAGAGTGTACAGACGTTTTCCGAACAGCTTGAAGAGGGCAACCTGCATATCCCCGCTCCACCCGAAAATATTCGCCAATGGCCGATTATCGGAGAGCCGTCATATTCGGCCTGGAAGCTTGCCTCCACAAATCTTGAATCGGCGCTGAAGCGCTTTAAACCCCAAGTGCGCTCTTTTGCAACCTTCCTGCTTGCCAAGGCAGGTTCAGGGATTCAAGGACTTTTGATGTTTATTCTCTCCATCGCCATCTCAGCGGTGTTACTTGCCACCGCCCCAAAGGGCGCTGTGGTCATGAACAAAGTTGCCAACCGTTTTTTAGGTAACAAAGCCAAAGAAATGGTCCCTCTTGCAACCGCTACAATCAGGGGAGTTATGCAGGGAGTCATCGGCGTCGCTATCATCCAGGCAACGCTTGCTGCTATCGGCATGGTCGCGGCAGGTGTTCCCGCTGCCGGATTCTGGGCGCTCGGTGTTTTGATTCTCGCCGTAATCCAACTACCTGCGGTACTGATACTGGGCCCCATTGCCGCCTGGGTATTTACCTTTACCTCTACCGTACCGGCGGTGGTCTTTCTGATCTGGGCTCTACTGGTCAGCGGTTGCGACAGTCTTCTCAAACCGATCCTCATGGGTCGTGGTGTTAATGCACCCATGATCGTGATCCTCATCGGGGCTCTAGGCGGTATGATTTCTTCTGGCATAATCGGGCTTTTCGTCGGGGCGGTTATCGTCGCAATAAGCTATACCCTGTTCATTGCCTGGGTGAACGATTACGATGAAAACAAATCACCAAAAGACAAGAACGAGCCACAACCAGACAAAGTACAAAAATGA
- a CDS encoding efflux transporter outer membrane subunit, with the protein MISHKIIWPTLLLLIANCGCSPLGPDFTTPDAPIADQWYSDQSNYATLSQREELSSWWQKFNDPVLSTLITMAANQNLSLQVAGLRILEARANLARVRGNLYPQLQEANGELLRTGIPEPAQERYFTSLGAGLDVAWELDFWGKFRRAIESADSSLFSSLADYDDILVSLTAEVAQTYIDIRTLQERIALAQKNAKLQQESLQLIQIQLEAGVVTELDLLQAETLQSTTLATIPNLKSSLRTAQNGLAVLLGMLPGEIEGLIAEREGIPEVSEKIAIGAPAELLRRRPDVKRSEMQAAAQSARVGIAITELYPSFSLLGSLGYSTSDSGSDNLGDLFDSDNFSYTFGPTFSWKLFQYGRLKNDIRIQDARLQQAIVSYQDTVLNAAREVENAMSSLVLAKREAEYLQQGVLTSQRSTELSTLQYTEGLTDYQRVLDSIRSLTQRQDQHAQAKGRIGSFTIALYKAMGGGWTADNRPAAISQLNINAMEVRTDWGQFLDNIPAAKATQ; encoded by the coding sequence ATGATCAGTCATAAAATCATATGGCCGACTCTCTTGTTGCTTATCGCCAACTGCGGTTGCAGTCCACTCGGCCCTGATTTCACAACCCCAGACGCCCCTATAGCTGATCAATGGTATTCCGACCAAAGTAACTATGCCACCCTGAGTCAGCGGGAAGAGTTATCCAGCTGGTGGCAGAAATTCAACGATCCGGTGCTCAGCACCCTGATCACAATGGCGGCAAACCAGAACCTCTCCCTGCAGGTGGCAGGCCTTCGCATTCTTGAGGCGAGAGCAAATCTAGCCAGAGTACGCGGTAATCTCTACCCTCAGCTTCAGGAGGCCAACGGCGAACTCTTAAGGACCGGCATACCGGAGCCCGCTCAAGAGAGATATTTCACGTCACTGGGCGCAGGCCTTGATGTTGCCTGGGAACTTGACTTCTGGGGTAAATTTCGCCGTGCCATTGAATCCGCTGACAGCTCTCTCTTCTCCTCGCTGGCAGACTATGATGATATTCTGGTGAGTTTAACTGCGGAGGTTGCTCAGACCTACATTGATATCAGAACGCTGCAGGAACGAATTGCACTCGCCCAAAAAAATGCCAAATTGCAGCAGGAGTCTCTGCAACTTATCCAAATTCAGCTTGAGGCCGGCGTAGTCACCGAACTTGACCTATTGCAGGCAGAGACACTGCAATCCACCACCCTGGCGACTATCCCCAACCTCAAGTCATCACTTCGCACTGCTCAAAACGGGCTGGCGGTGCTACTTGGCATGCTGCCCGGAGAAATAGAGGGGCTCATTGCGGAACGGGAAGGAATCCCTGAAGTATCTGAAAAAATTGCGATTGGTGCTCCTGCAGAATTATTACGCAGACGACCGGATGTAAAGCGCTCTGAAATGCAGGCCGCCGCCCAAAGCGCTCGTGTGGGTATCGCCATAACGGAACTCTATCCAAGCTTCAGCCTGTTGGGTTCACTTGGTTATTCCACTTCTGACAGTGGCTCAGATAACTTGGGAGATCTCTTCGACTCCGACAATTTCAGTTATACCTTTGGCCCGACTTTTTCATGGAAGCTTTTCCAATACGGCAGACTGAAAAATGATATCCGTATCCAGGATGCCCGGCTACAGCAGGCCATAGTCAGTTATCAGGATACGGTACTCAATGCAGCCCGGGAAGTTGAAAATGCCATGAGCAGCCTGGTTCTGGCCAAAAGAGAGGCCGAATATCTGCAGCAGGGTGTGCTGACCTCACAACGCTCTACAGAACTGTCGACCCTGCAATATACAGAAGGACTTACCGACTATCAGCGCGTACTCGATTCCATCAGGTCGCTCACCCAGAGGCAGGATCAGCACGCCCAGGCAAAGGGACGGATAGGCAGTTTTACCATAGCGCTCTATAAAGCCATGGGCGGAGGGTGGACAGCCGACAACAGGCCTGCCGCAATCTCCCAGCTCAACATCAACGCTATGGAAGTACGAACAGACTGGGGTCAATTTCTCGATAACATCCCTGCAGCCAAGGCAACTCAATGA
- a CDS encoding potassium channel family protein, protein MKQHRSEEAINTSSFRNLLGFLLIYLFGSPFLTPYPSLAIFAHLMLSAILFFSIYSVAKYKHHRSIAIALLPVVLVLYWLGIFEFIRLSKHGAYVMQIAYFGLLIWSYAGQLRKTERVTLGVLYATLCFYLIMGMLWGSAYTLMYLLSPDSFSGALLEQTSGNHLIVFNYFSMVTLTTLGYGDITPQTPGAGALCQMEAIFGQYFIAVIIAWLVGNYAADRRESGDKVQK, encoded by the coding sequence ATGAAACAACACCGCTCAGAAGAGGCGATCAATACCAGCAGCTTTCGAAATCTGCTCGGGTTTCTGCTGATCTATCTCTTTGGTAGTCCCTTTCTCACGCCGTATCCATCGCTTGCGATTTTTGCCCATCTTATGCTCTCGGCCATACTATTTTTCAGCATCTATTCCGTTGCCAAATATAAGCATCACCGCTCAATCGCCATAGCTCTGCTTCCTGTTGTGCTGGTTCTCTATTGGCTCGGAATTTTTGAATTTATCAGACTCAGTAAACATGGCGCCTATGTTATGCAAATCGCCTACTTCGGGCTACTGATCTGGTCGTACGCCGGGCAGCTCAGAAAGACAGAGCGGGTAACTCTTGGAGTACTCTACGCAACCCTCTGCTTCTATCTGATTATGGGGATGTTGTGGGGTTCCGCCTACACACTTATGTATTTGCTGAGCCCCGACTCTTTCAGCGGCGCCCTGCTTGAACAAACAAGTGGAAATCATTTAATTGTTTTCAATTATTTCAGCATGGTCACCCTCACGACACTAGGTTATGGAGATATAACGCCTCAGACTCCCGGTGCCGGTGCATTGTGCCAGATGGAGGCAATTTTCGGGCAATATTTCATCGCTGTGATCATCGCCTGGCTGGTCGGTAACTACGCGGCTGACCGGAGGGAGTCTGGAGATAAGGTTCAAAAGTAA
- a CDS encoding HlyD family secretion protein, translated as MTDDKQNTVNGHSQKSNQETEATAPAETSPSSSSVNRWIRAAIVLCLLILVCYVLADKFTPYTANARLEAFVVPIVPQVSGHITEVTVSNNSRVEEKQILAVVDRANYNLAVQRAKTELQQATQSSEADVAAVTTAQAKVTEAEANLANAEVKGKRIIGLAAKGAASQSRADDARSRIAASRAKLASARSELSKAKSQLGYAGEDNAKVQSALIALESAQLDLSRSYIRAPSEGIITNLLIDVGHYASIGTPLMTFISTKLIWIQANFRENCLMNIRPGNTVDIVLDSAPGQIFEGRVMSIGYGVSDNADDPIGGLSTIQPSQGWLRQAQHMPVLITFTDDRANDYMRVGGQANVLVYTGDRPIQNTLAGFWIRFISILSHLH; from the coding sequence ATGACAGACGACAAGCAGAATACAGTTAACGGGCACTCTCAAAAGAGCAATCAGGAGACAGAGGCAACCGCTCCTGCCGAAACCAGCCCATCATCTTCGTCAGTCAATCGCTGGATTAGGGCCGCCATTGTTCTTTGCCTGCTTATCCTTGTCTGTTATGTGCTTGCAGACAAATTCACCCCGTATACAGCCAACGCCAGACTTGAGGCCTTTGTTGTACCGATAGTACCTCAAGTATCAGGACATATAACCGAAGTTACTGTCAGCAATAACTCACGTGTTGAAGAAAAACAAATTCTAGCTGTTGTCGACAGGGCCAACTACAACCTGGCCGTACAAAGGGCCAAGACAGAACTGCAGCAGGCAACCCAAAGCTCAGAAGCCGACGTGGCCGCAGTAACCACAGCCCAGGCAAAAGTTACCGAGGCGGAGGCAAATCTGGCCAACGCCGAGGTAAAAGGGAAGCGGATCATCGGCCTGGCAGCCAAGGGCGCAGCCTCACAATCAAGAGCAGACGATGCACGATCCAGGATTGCTGCCTCAAGAGCAAAGCTTGCCAGCGCCAGGTCGGAACTGAGTAAAGCAAAAAGCCAGCTGGGTTATGCTGGAGAAGATAACGCCAAAGTTCAATCCGCACTCATTGCACTTGAATCTGCCCAGCTTGATCTATCGCGAAGTTACATTCGTGCCCCATCTGAAGGCATAATCACCAACCTGCTCATTGATGTAGGTCATTATGCCAGCATCGGCACGCCGCTGATGACCTTTATCTCCACAAAATTAATCTGGATTCAGGCTAACTTCAGGGAAAACTGCCTGATGAACATCAGACCGGGCAACACGGTTGATATTGTCCTTGATTCGGCACCGGGCCAAATTTTTGAAGGCCGGGTTATGAGCATCGGCTATGGTGTTTCCGACAACGCCGACGATCCCATTGGCGGACTTTCCACTATTCAGCCAAGTCAGGGCTGGCTCCGGCAGGCACAGCATATGCCTGTTCTCATCACCTTCACCGATGACCGGGCCAACGACTATATGCGGGTTGGCGGCCAGGCAAATGTACTGGTCTACACAGGTGATCGGCCAATCCAGAACACTCTGGCCGGTTTCTGGATTCGCTTCATCAGCATACTCTCCCATCTCCATTGA
- a CDS encoding DUF2955 domain-containing protein, with product MDKASLTILRLAVGVTTSVAISYGFSWPLYFITPIFTFMFLAIPMWMGARSAITLLFRLVFALFCGIIISEFFLNYPLVCIPLYTVLFFLIYYNDTPASPPMATLFMTLGVTLVPISAFAGAGVAPVVATYLVLNMAGGLLLAGFFHGLLSTSPPAAANLKADARSQAVTVTVPHSERIRLALVSTLVALAAVMIFFFFNLGQYALAMIYICIMAGTPNKNSSIKTLKANATATCIGGIAIIVNYNLLVLCPTYIFLIAVTFLATLLFARIIVTGGPMAPAFSSGFTTFLVLLGSSTQVDATASANFYLRIAQVLFAGLFTLVALMIVERLTRPKAFRILATIRQLRR from the coding sequence ATGGATAAAGCAAGCCTGACCATATTACGGTTGGCCGTTGGCGTAACAACCTCTGTGGCGATAAGCTACGGGTTCAGTTGGCCCCTCTATTTTATCACCCCGATCTTTACTTTCATGTTCCTCGCCATACCCATGTGGATGGGCGCCAGATCAGCAATCACCCTGCTGTTTCGTCTCGTCTTTGCTCTGTTTTGTGGAATAATCATCAGTGAGTTTTTTCTTAACTACCCCCTGGTCTGTATTCCCCTGTATACAGTTCTGTTTTTTCTCATTTATTATAATGACACACCTGCTTCGCCACCAATGGCAACACTGTTCATGACCCTTGGTGTTACTCTGGTTCCTATCTCAGCCTTTGCCGGAGCAGGTGTAGCTCCGGTAGTTGCCACCTATCTGGTTTTGAACATGGCTGGCGGACTGCTATTGGCAGGATTTTTCCATGGACTCTTATCGACTTCTCCACCAGCTGCTGCCAACTTAAAAGCTGATGCTCGTAGCCAAGCGGTTACAGTGACGGTGCCACACTCTGAACGTATCCGCCTGGCCCTGGTCAGTACCCTGGTTGCATTAGCCGCCGTAATGATCTTCTTCTTCTTCAACCTGGGCCAGTATGCCCTGGCGATGATCTACATCTGCATCATGGCCGGCACACCGAACAAGAACAGTTCGATCAAGACACTAAAAGCTAATGCCACTGCCACCTGCATCGGCGGCATAGCAATCATTGTAAACTATAACTTGCTGGTACTTTGTCCAACCTACATTTTCCTCATCGCTGTTACATTTCTGGCCACCCTGCTCTTTGCCAGAATTATTGTAACCGGTGGGCCGATGGCACCCGCCTTCAGTTCCGGCTTTACTACTTTTCTTGTCCTGCTTGGCAGTTCCACTCAGGTAGATGCCACAGCCAGCGCGAACTTTTATCTGCGTATCGCCCAGGTCCTCTTTGCCGGGCTCTTTACCCTGGTCGCACTCATGATTGTAGAACGCCTGACACGCCCAAAAGCGTTCAGGATACTCGCAACTATTCGCCAACTTCGCAGGTAA